One part of the Syntrophorhabdaceae bacterium genome encodes these proteins:
- a CDS encoding M48 family metalloprotease — protein sequence MKIIVIRALILSIVLVGAGHAALSADLFQDLKKAVEQQTQKKPEPGKPESNPGGAVDLGIMRSFTGFSQEEEIAIGRQAAGNILGAAPLTKDVRLQQYVNRVGRWVASQSERPDLHWHFGVIETNDLNAFAAPGGYVFITKGLYRMLQSESELAGVLAHEIGHVIKKHHLKLLQQGRLVDIGGKLLVKQAGENAEIKNLIGNGAEIFARSLDKNAEFEADRIGVVLAARAGYDPFGLPAVLQDLGHVAKDDSRVGLLFKTHPLPDDRLARLGESVDDRFDGFKGLTLENRFVRIGP from the coding sequence ATGAAGATCATCGTGATACGTGCCTTGATTCTCAGCATCGTCCTCGTCGGCGCGGGCCATGCCGCACTCTCTGCTGATCTGTTTCAGGACTTGAAAAAGGCTGTTGAGCAACAAACCCAGAAGAAGCCGGAACCGGGCAAACCCGAATCAAATCCCGGCGGGGCCGTGGATTTGGGAATTATGCGCTCTTTCACAGGCTTCTCGCAAGAGGAAGAGATCGCCATCGGACGGCAGGCCGCCGGCAATATCCTGGGCGCGGCGCCGCTCACCAAGGATGTCAGGCTTCAACAGTACGTCAACCGGGTGGGACGGTGGGTGGCAAGTCAGAGCGAACGGCCGGATCTGCACTGGCATTTCGGCGTGATCGAGACGAACGACCTGAACGCCTTCGCCGCGCCGGGGGGCTACGTTTTTATCACAAAAGGTCTCTATCGGATGTTGCAGAGTGAAAGCGAGCTGGCAGGCGTACTTGCCCACGAAATCGGCCATGTCATCAAGAAGCACCACCTCAAGCTCCTGCAACAAGGCCGCCTGGTAGACATCGGTGGTAAGCTGCTCGTCAAACAAGCTGGTGAGAATGCCGAGATTAAGAACCTGATCGGTAACGGCGCGGAGATCTTTGCCCGTTCTCTCGACAAGAATGCAGAGTTCGAAGCGGATAGAATCGGCGTGGTTTTGGCCGCACGGGCCGGATATGACCCCTTCGGATTGCCCGCAGTGCTGCAGGATCTCGGTCATGTGGCAAAAGATGACAGTCGGGTAGGCCTGTTATTCAAAACCCATCCACTCCCCGATGACCGACTTGCCCGACTTGGTGAATCTGTAGACGACCGATTCGACGGGTTCAAAGGGCTTACGCTTGAGAACCGTTTCGTAAGGATCGGACCGTAA